From the Kribbella sp. CA-293567 genome, the window AGCAGCCACTTGGGGTACCGGTACCCACGCAGCAGGTCCGTGCGCTGCCACGCCACCCAGAGAAGTACGCCGATACCCACCGGCAGCAGCAACCCGTTGAAGGCGCCGGCGAACACCAGCAGTTGCGTGGGCGCGGTGCCGACGGACAGGTAGATGACCGCGCTGACGGCGATGAACGCGACGACCAGGATGGTCCGGGTCCGGTCCGTCGTCCTGGTCCGGGAGGTGACGAAGGTGACCGTCGTGTACGACGCGCCGATCACGCTGGTGATCGCCGCGGCCCAGAGCACCACTCCGAACGCGCGCAACCCGAACTCGCCCGCCGCTTGCTGGAAGGCCGAGGCGGCCGGGTTCTTCGGGTCGAGGGCCTTGCCGCCGGTGACCACGCCGAGGATCGCCAGGAACAGCACGATCCGCATCACGCCGGTGATCAGGATGCCGGTGACCGAGCCGCGGGTGATGTCGCGGACGTGCTGCGGGCCCGAGATCCCCGAGTCGAGCAGGCGGTGGGCGCCGGCGTACACGATGTAGCCGCCGATGGTGCCACCGATCAGGGTGGTGATCGCCAGGAAGTCGACCTGCTCGGGCAGCACGACGTTCTTCAGTGCGGTACCGACCGGTGGGCCGGAGGTGAACGCGATGTAGGTGGTGAGCACGATCATCACCGCGCCCAGCACCAGCACCACCCGGTCGATCGCGACGCCGGCCCGCTTGGACAAGAAGATGCCGATGGCAACCAGAGCGGAGAGTGCGCCACCGAGCTTGGGATCCAGGCCGAGCATCGCGTCCAGGCCGAGGCCGGTACCGGAGACGTTGCCGATGTTGAACACCAGGCCGCCGACGAACAGCAGCGCCGCCATCGCGTAGCCGAGGCCGGGGAAGACCAGGTTGCCCAGCTCCTGGGCGCGCCGGCCGGAGACGCCGATCACCCGCCAGACGTTCAGCTGCAGCGCGATGTCGACCAGGATCGAGGCGGCGATCGCGAACGCGAACGCGGCGCCGAGAGTGACCGTGAAGGTGGTCGTCTGGGTGATGAACCCCGGACCGATCGCCGAGGTGGCCATCAGGAACATCGCGCCGATCAGGGTCGACCGGGTGCTCGACTTCATCGCGGTCTCGGGCGTCTTCCGGCCGGCTGCCGGGGGCAGCTGGCCGTGGGCGGGGCGGGTACCGCGGGATCGCCGGTTCGGCTTCGAGGTCGGTTTCGTGGGGGGCTTCGGCATGGCGGTGCTCCTGGGGGTGATGGGAAAGCTGCCGGTCGGTCTCCTGCAGACGGTCGGTAGGTGTCTGAACGCCTTGGGTAATTGTGAGAGTAGAGATTGTTGAACAATCCTGCAAGACTCTTGTTCATCGAAATTTCCCACCGCACCGGGAGGTGAGCGATGATTCGGAGATGTCCATCAGTCAGCGCGACGACGAGAGCCGGCAGGCCTGGCTCCGGGGTGTCGCCGCCGACGTGGCCCGGCAGGACCGCAGCAGCTCCGCCGAGCGGGCGGCCGACATCCTTCGCCGCAGCATCACGGAGGGTGCACTGCGCCCCGGTGCCCAGCTGTCCGAGATCGAACTCACCGAGGTTCTCGACGTCAGCCGGAACACGCTGCGGGAGGCCTTCCGGCTGCTCACCCACGAGGGTCTGCTGGTCTACAAGTTGCACCGCGGCGTGTTCGTGCCCGAGCTGGACGAGCGGGACGTGGTCGATCTCTACCGCCTGCGCCGGGTCCTGGAGGTCGACGTACTCCGCGCTCTCGCCGACCGTGCCCCCGAGCTCCCCGACGAGCGGCTCGAACCGCTGCTGGCCGAGGTCGAGGTCGCCGAAGCCGCGGCGCTGGAAGGGCGCTGGGCCGCGGTCGGTACGGCGAACATGCGGTTCCACCGCCACCTCATCGGCCTGGCCGACAGCAGCCGGCTCGACGACATCACCGGTCGGCTGCTCGCCGAGCTCCGGCTGCTCTTCCACGTCATCGCAACCCCACAAGAGCTGCACGAGCCCTACATCGCCCGCAACCGCGGTATCCACCAACTGCTCCTGGAGCATCGGTACGACGTGGCCGCCGACATGCTGCAGGTCTATCTGCTCGACTCCGAGAAGGGCCTGCTGGACGCCTTCAAGGCGAGGTGACGGATGCTGACCCCGGCCGGCGCGCGGGCGCGGTACCGGGGTGGGCTGATGGTTCCGACCTCGGGCCACGCGCCGGGTTTCACCCAGGCGAACCTCGTCGTGCTGCCGCGCGACTGGGCCTACGACATGCTGCTCTTCGGTCAGCGCAACCCGCAGCCGGTGCCACTGCTCGACGTCACCGACCCGGGGTCGGCCAGTACGGCGCTGGCGCCTGACGCCGACCTGCGCACCGACCTTCCGCAGTACCGGGTGTGGCGGGACGGGGAACTGGCCGACGAACCGTCGCAGGTCGCCGATCTGTGGCGCGACGACCTGGTCAGCTTCCTGATCGGCTGCAGCTTCAGCTTCGAGAACGCTTTGCTGGAGGCGGGCGTGCCGGTCCGCAACCTCGAGCAGGGGCGGAACGTGTCGATGTACCGGACGAATCGCGAGTGCCGGCCGGCCGGGCGGTTGAGCGGCCCGCTGGTGGTGTCGATGCGGCCGATTCCGGCGGCGCTGGTGGCGACCGCCGTCCAGGTGACGGCACGGATGCCGCGGGTCCACGGCGCGCCCGTGCACGTGGGCTCCCCCGAGGCGCTGGGGATCGCGGATCCCGGGCAGCCGGACTTCGGTGACGCGGTCGAGGCCGAGCCCGGCGATGTTCCGGTTTATTGGGCTTGCGGAGTGACGCCCCAAGCTGCGTTGATGGATTCACGGCCCCCGTTCGCGATCACGCACGCCCCTGGGCACATGTTCGTGACCGATGTGCCGGATGCCGTCTACCGCCAGCCCTGACGCCAGCTCTTAGGGGGAGCAGATGAGTGAAGACCGGACCGAGGAACAGCGGAAGTCGTACCGGCCGATCGACGCGGCCGGATTCCGCGAGTCGATCGCGCGGGACTGGGGGGCGGTCGACCGGTCCGTGCGGCTGCCGGCCGGCCTGGCCGAAGCAGCGGCGGAGCACCGGCGCAAGCTGGCGGCGGCGCTGCCCGGTCGCCGGATCGCGGTCGCCGCGGGCCGGGCGCCGGTTCGGTCGAACGACACCGACTATCGCTTCCGTGCGGACAGCGACTTCGTCTGGCTGACCGGCTGTCAGGCCGAGGGGGCGGTGCTGGTCATCTCCGGTGACGGCGACGCGACCCTCTACCTGCGCGAGACGGCCGGACCGTCCGAGGCCGACTTCTTCGCCAGTGCGCGGGACGGTGAGCTGTGGATCGGGCCGGTGCCGGGGCTGAAGGACTGGTCGGAGGCGTTGCAGCTGCCGTGCCGGCCGGTCGAGGAACTGCCGGCTGCCGTGCGAGGCGCCGTACCGGCGATGATGACGACGTACGGCGTGGAGCCGCTGCTGGACGCGCTGGCCGGCGGCAACCCGTCGAACACCCAGGAACTGCGGCAGTCGCTGGCCGAGCTGCGCCGGATCAAGGACGACTGGGAGCTCGACCAGCTCCGCGAAGCGGTCGACGCGAGCGTGCTCGCGTTCGCCGACGTGGCGCGCGAGCTGCCCGAAGCGGTGCGTGGTGGCGGCGAGCGCTGGCTGGAGGGCACCTTCGACCGGCGCGCCCGGACCGCGGGCAACGGGCCGGGGTACGCGTCTATTGTTGCTGCTGGCAACCATGCGCCGGTGTTGCACTGGGTGCGGAACGACGGTGCGGTGCGCGAGGGCGACGTGATCCTGCTCGACGCCGGGGTGGAGACGCGGACGCTCTACACCGCCGACGTGACCCGCACCTTCCCGGTGACCGGTGAGTACACGCCGGCCCAGCGGCAGGTGCACGACCTGGTCCACAAGGCGCACGTGGCGGCGCTCGACGTGGTGCGGCCGGGGTCGCCGTACCGGGCCTTCCAGTACGAGGCGATGCGGGTGCTGATCGAAGGACTGCGGGACTGGGGTGTCGTCGACGTCTCGCTCGACGAGGCGCTCGGACCGGACGGTCAACAGCACCGCCGGTACGTCGTCTGCGGGCTCGGTCACTACATCGGCCTGGACGTCCACGACTGCGACGCGGCCCGCCCGGAGACCTACTTCGCCGCCGACCTCGACGTCGGGATGGCGCTCGCGGTCGAGCCGGGCCTCTACTTCCATCCTCACGACGAGACCGTCCCGCCCGAGCTGCGTGGCATCGGCATCCGGATCGAGGACAACGTGGTCGTCCACTCCGACCGGCTCGAGATTCTCACCGAGGCGCTCCCCATCACCACCGACGGCCTCGAGGCCTGGACCCGCGGCCATCTTCCCGGCTGATCGAGGCGCGCAGGGCGATTACTTGGAGTCACGGAACAGGCACCGAAAATAATCTGGTCACCTGCAGTAACACTCGGGCCGTCTGCACGATGTAACGGGCGGGGGAGGGTCAATCCCGGCCTGGTGCGCTGCAGTGGGGGGCCGCGGCGGCGCACCGGCCGGGCTGGCCCCGACTGAGGACCCGGGGGGGACCTCAGCCGGTCGGCGGTACCGCGGCGCAGCGGGTGCTGCGCGGTGGGAGCTTCAGCGCCACCAGGTAGTCGTTGACGGCCTGCTGAGTGCAGGGGCCCGAGTTGTAGACGCCGTGACCCCAGCCTTCGTAGGTGACCAGGACTCCCTGCTTGCCGAGCTGCCGGGCGACGCTGCTGGCTCCCGCGTAGCCGGTCGCCGGATCGTGCAGCGAGTTGAGCAGCAGCGCCGGAGTCCTGAGCCCATGCACCTCGACATCGCGCTGCGGATTGGGTGCCTTCGGCAGCCCGAGACAGTTGGTCACGGCCATCAGCGTCGGCGGCAGCTTCAGGTCCGCGGTGTTCCGGGCGATTCGACGTAGGTGAGCAGCAAACTCGCCGTACGTGCGGACGGGCAGGCTCAGATCCCGGCAGAACGGCGCCAGCGGGTTCGGCGCCAGCCCGGTCGGTACGGGCGGCTCACCGGTCGGCGGAGCGCTCTCGTCGAGCCGCTTGAGGAGGTTGGCCAGCGCGGCCCATCTCGGCTCGTACAGCTGACGGAAGGCGCCGAACGTCAGCGAGTACGGCGTTGCCTTCAGCGCGGATTGCCGAGGATCGGGGAGCTCACCTCGGGCTGCCCTGGCGACCAGGTCTGCCCAGAGTGCCGAGATGTCGCGGCCGTGCAGCGAACAGGTGGTGGTCTGCTTGCACCACTTCACGAACTCCGAGAACGAGTCCTGGACCGTGGCGGCCTGGTCGTCGAGCCATCGACCGGTGGTCGCGTCGCCGTGGTCGAAGACGCTCTCCAGTACCAGGGCACGGAGGCGGTGCGGATACCTCTCGGCGTACTGCTGGCCGAGGAGGGTGCCGTACGAGCTGCCATGGAAGGTCAGCTTGGACTCGCCCAGCGCCGCGCGGATCGCCTCGACGTCACGCACCGACTGCAGGGTGTCGACGTGGTCGTAGAGCGGACCGGTGTTGGCGCGGCAGTCCTGCGCCAGGTCGCGGTTGTAGCGGATCGTCTGCTCGAAGGCCGCCCGGTCGGCGATCACCGGCGACGGCTGCTGGGCCAGCAGCGCGGCCGAACAGACGACCGGGTTGCTGCGGGCGATCCCGCGCGGATCGAAGCTGACGATGTCGAACCTTTCCTCGATCAACTCGGGGAAGCGGGTCATCCCGGTGCGGATCCGGTCGACACCTGAGTCGCCGGGACCGCCGGGGGCGAAGAAGAGGGTCCCGACGCGGGCGGCCGGGATCTTCGCCGTACGGCGGGCGATCACGAGGCCGAAGGTCGGGCCGGCCGGGCGGTTCCAGTCGACGGGGACCTGCAGAGTGGCGCACTTGGAGCCGCGAACCAGTTCTGGGTCTTCGGTGGGTCTGACCTCGCAGTCCGTCCACTTCAGGGCGGCGGGCGGGGCAGCGGAGGCCGGCAGTGTGGTCAGGCAGGCGACGAACAGGCCGCCGACCACGCCCCAGGTAGTGCTTCTGAGCTTCATCCACCGATCCTCGGCAAGCGGCTCCCGAAGCGCATCCGGGGTGACCCCGGCCCGGACCCCGGCAGGGTTCGAGGGACTTGTTAGGGTCGGTGCCCTGATGACTGAGACGACGACCGCGGTAGGGAAGCCGGCCCGATCCAAGCACGCGCGGGTCTTTCGTGCAGTGGCGATCGCCGAGGCGCTGTCCTGGACCGGACTGCTGATCGGCATGCTGTTCAAGTACGTGCTGTCCGACAACGAGATCGGCGTGAAGATCTTCGGGCCGATCCACGGCGGCATCTTCGTCGCCTACGTGCTGACCGTGCTCGCGGTCCGCAAACCGCTGCGGTGGAGCCTGCCGGTCACGCTGGCGGCGCTCGCGGCCAGCATCCCGCCGCTGTTCACCTGGTTCTTCGAGTTGTGGGCCCAGCGCACCGGCCGGCTGTCCTGAGTTCACCGGCCAACGGATTGACGCGCGCCGCCGGTGCGCCGTACCGTCGCGGCGAGTGACAAAAGAAGCAGCCGCATGAACCCGTGCGGGAGAGACCCGGGCCTGACCCGGGCGCCGTAGGAGCAACTCTCCCCAAGAATCTCTCAGGCACCTTCACCGTACGGGCGAGGCACCTCTGGAAGGCACACTGCCTGACAGAGCGGGGAGGCATACCAATCGGTCAGTGACGACCAGGAGGCCTCCAGTATGGCGATCAGTGTGTTCGACCTGTTCAGTATCGGGATCGGTCCGTCGAGTTCCCACACGGTGGGACCGATGCGAGCCGCCCGGACCTTCGCGCTCGGTCTGGTGGCCGACGGTCTGCTCGACCGTACGGCGGCCGTCGAGTCGCAGCTCTTCGGCTCGCTCGGGGCCACCGGCCACGGGCACGGCAGCAACAAGGCGGTCATCCTCGGGCTGGAGGGTGAGGACCCGGAGACGGTCGACACCCGCTCGGTCGAGACCCGGGTGGCCGCGATCCACGCGGCCGGCGTACTGCGGCTGGCCGGGCAGCGGGAGATCGTCTTCGACGAGGGCAACCAGCTGATCATGCACCGCCGCAAGGCGCTGCCCTACCACCCGAACGGGATGACCTTCCTGGCCCGTTCCGCCGAGGGCGACGTACTGCGCGAGCGCACCTACTACTCGGTCGGCGGTGGTTTCGTCGTCGACGAGAACGCCGCGGCCGGTGACCGGATCGTCGCCGACCGGACCCCGCTCAAGTACCCGTTCCTCTCCGGTGACGCGCTGCTCGAACGGTGCCGCGAGTCGGGGCTGTCGATCAGCGAGATCATGCTCGCCAACGAGCAGGCCTGGCGGACCGAGCAGGAGATCCGCGACGGCCTGCTGCACATCTGGCAGGTGATGCAGGACTGCGTCGAGGAGGGCTGCGAGACCGAGGGCACGCTGCCGGGCGGGCTGAAGGTGCCGCGCCGGGCGCACGCGCTGCATCAGAAGCTGAGCAGCGACAAGTGGTCGGTGGACCCGCTGAAGGTGATGGACTGGGTCAACCTGTTCGCGCTCGCGGTGAACGAGCAGAACGCGGCCGGTGGCCGGATCGTCACCGCGCCGACCAACGGCGCGGCCGGCATCATCCCGGCGGTGCTGCACTACTACTGCCGGTTCGTGCCGGGCGCGAACGAGGACGGGGTGGTCCGGTTCCTGCTGGCCGCCGCGGCGATCGGCGTTCTGTACAAGGAGAACGCGTCCATCTCCGGTGCCGAGGTGGGCTGTCAGGGCGAGGTCGGATCGGCCTGCTCGATGGCCGCCGCCGGGCTGTGCGAAGTACTGGGCGGAACGCCCGAGCAGGTCGAGAACGCGGCCGAGATCGCGATGGAGCACAACCTCGGGCTGACCTGCGACCCGGTCGGCGGACTGGTCCAGATCCCTTGTATCGAACGCAACGCGATGGCGTCGATGAAGGCGATCAACGCGGCCCGGATGGCGATGCACGGTGACGGCGTGCACGTGGTCTCGCTGGACAAGGTGATCAAGACCATGCGTGAGACCGGCGCCGACATGAAGATCAAGTACAAGGAGACCTCACGAGGCGGCCTGGCCGTGAACGTGATCGAGTGCTGACGGATCCTCCACGTGCGCGTTGTGCCCGAGCCCGGGCAACGTGACGACCTGACCGTGCAGAGCGGTCAGGTCGGCGTCGGTGTTCATCGGATCGAGCTCACCACGAGCCAGGACGACCTCGCCCTGGCTCGCCGCGATCAGCCTCGCCATCTCCGGCGCACCGACCCCGAACGTGCCCGGATCCATCGCCAGCCGCCATCGTCCGTCGACCTCCCGCAGCCCGTGCCCGACGACCTCGCCGGCGGGATCGACCAGACCTTGCAGCCCTGAAACCTTGAGAAACCGAGCCGCCGCCGCGTCCCGGTCCTCGAACCACGTCACCGGCTTCCGAGCCAGCGCCCCCGCCCGGCCCAGGTCATCGGCCGACCAGCTGACCTTGACCCCCAACGCAACCACGCGATCAACCTGTACGCCGTACCGGCCGCCGGCCAGCTCGAGCGCGATCACCCCGCCCAGCGAGTGCCCGACGACAACCAGCCCCCGGCGTACCGGCAACCCTTCGGCAACCCCCGCGGCCATCGCCTCGAACGTGTACCCCGGCAAACTCCCCGCCACCCCATGCCCCGGCAGATCAGGCGCCACCCGAGGCCCTCCCCACCCATCCCAAACCCGCCCGTTGGCACCGAGCCCATGCAACAACACGAGAGCAGACATACGCACCAGGCTGCCACAGGATGTGACCGAGGGTGCTGTGACTGTGTGCGGTAGTGGGCGTGCGGGTGGTGAGAATTGTTGTTGGGGGTGTTTGAAACGGCGGGTGACCGCTACTGTGCGGGTCTTGTGAAGCCGTTCTTTGAGGGAGAACAGGCAGAACGTCACTGGGGCCGGGCGAATGCTGAGGAGCTTCTCCGTCGGGTTGTGGTGGTTGTTGCTGCGTCGTTGGGCGTGTACGCCGTGCTGGTGGTGGTCAGCCTGCTGGGTGGGCCGCGGCTTGGTGCGCCGTTGATTCCGTTGCCTGGTGGTGGTCCTGGAGTGCGGGCCGCTGCGCCGGTGCCGGGTGAGTTGACGCGTGGGGACGACAGCGACAATCTGCCGTCGATACCGCCGCAGGTGACTGCGGTGCCGTCGGTGCCGCCGATGTCGACCGGGCCTGTGGACGAGACGGGGCAGCCGCAGCCGTATGGGTGGCCCTTGGTGACGAACGCGCCCTCGGCCGGACCGACCTCGACGACCACCTCGACGCCCGGCGATCCCGGTATCGGTGAACCCTCACGCGGGCCGGCCGAGCGCCCGCTGCCTTCAGTGCCGGGGGCAACCAAGCAGCCGCCGGTGCCGGCGGGGCCGACCGGGACGCCGCAGACTTCGGCGATGCCGCAGACGCCGGACGGAACGCCGACGAACCCGACCGACCCGACCGATCCCACGGACCCGACCGGCCCGACGGATCCGACGGATCCGACCGACCCGTCGAGTACGCCGGAGCCGACTCCTCCGACGGAGACGCCGACCGAACCGCCCGCGCCGCCGGAGTCGCCCTCGGTGGTGGATGCGCTGCTGGACCTGGTCGACGACCTTCTGCCCTGAGGCGGAGTCACCAGGGAACGACGCCCGCGCTGCGCTGGTAGGTGGCGGTCGGGCCGGTCTGGTCGATGGTGGCCAGCCGGACGATGATCTCGGCGCCCTCCGGGATGGTCTGGTTGCCGCGGTGGCCGTTGAAGTCGGTGGCCGTGTAACCGGGGTCGACGGAGTTGATCCGGATGCCGGGGTACAAGTTCGCGTACTGCGCGGTCAGCATGTTCAGCGCGGCCTTGGACGAGCTGTAGATCGGAGCCGGGATCCAGGCCGGTTCGCGGACCGCCGGGTCGGTGGCCATGGCAATCGAGCCCAGGCCGCTGCTGACGTTCACCACCACCGGGTTTTCGCTTGCCTCCAGCAACGGCAGGAAGGTGGCGAAGACCCGGAAGGCGCCGAAGACGTTGACGTCGTAGACAGCCTGGAAGTCGTCCGCGGTCAGCTCGCTCGGTGAGACGAAGGGCCCGGAAACCCCCGCGTTGTTGACGAGTACGTCGAGTTGCCCGACCTCCTTGGCGGCCGCGCGGACCGACTCGTCGTCGGTCACGTCGAGCTGGACGAAGCGGGCGCCCAGCTCGTCGGCGGCTCTGCGTCCACGCTCGGGGTCACGCGCACCGACGTACACGGTGTGGCCGAGGGCAACCAGTTGACGGGCGGTCTCGTACCCGAGGCTCTTGTTGGCCCCGGTGATCAGTGTTGTGGTCATGGCTCCAATCTCGTCGCGTGCCGGCCGGTCAGGTAGTGCACGCTTCGTCCTGGGGACCGGCAGTACCCAGGCTGATCCGGCCGGCGGCCGACATACTGGAGACGTGGCTGAACTTGGCAAGACCCTGCACGCCTGGCGGGATCGCGTGACTCCGGCGGAGGCGGGCCTGCCCGCGGGTGGCAACCGGCGGGCGCCCGGGCTCCGGCGCGAGGAACTCGCCGCGCTGGCCGGGCTGTCGGTGGACTACGTCCTGCGGCTGGAGCAGGGCCGGTCCTCCGCGCCGTCCGTTCAGGTGCTGGAGGCGCTGGCTCGTGCGCTCCGGTTGAGCGATGCCGAACGCGGCCACCTGTTCGTGCTCGCCGGTCAGGCTCCTCCCGCGCCCGGACAGATCTCGGCGCGTATCCCGCCCGGCATCCAACGCTTGATCGACCAGCTCCAGGGCGCGCCGCTCAGCGTCTGCGACGCGGCCTGGACGATGGTCAGCTGGAACCCGATGTGGTCCGCCCTGATCGGTGATGCCTCTCTGCTCCGCGGTCGCGAGCGCAACATCATCTGGCGCCACTTCATGGCCGAGCACGGCGAGGTGGCCGGCTTCGGTCGGGTCCACCAAACCCCCGAGCAGGCCGCGGGGTTCGCTCGCGCGATGGTCACCGACCTGCGCGCCGCGGCCGCGCGGTACCCCAAGGACGCCGGCCTGCGCGCCCTCATCCAGGAGCTCCGCACCAAGAGCAAGCACTTCGCCCAGCTCTGGGACGACCACGTGGTCGGCTTCCACGAGTCCAACACCAAGCTGGTCGATCATCCCGATCTGGGTCCGATCCGGCTCGACTGTGACGTCCTCACCGCGCCGGGCAGCGACCTGCGCCTGATCGTCTACACCGCCCCGCCGGGCTCCGAAGCCGCCGAGAAACTCCGCCTGCTCTCGGTGGTCGGTCTGCAGTCACTCAGCTGAGCAGACAGCGGATTTCGACCCCGGCTCGTGCAGTAACTCCTGCCGTTAGTGGCTCTGCGCAACAGTTCGTAGCAGCGAGTTTTCGCTTGCCCAGTGTCTGTTCCTGCCGGTCGGACGGGCGTAGTGTTCGCTGCGAGACGGGGGAATCATGAAGTCGTTTTTTCGCGAGCCGGTGTTCGTCGATCCGACCGGCCGCCGCAGCCGGACTCTCCGGCGAGCCGGGGTGGTGGTGATCGCGCCGACCTCGGCGTACCTGGTGCTGTTGGTGAGCAGTGTGCTCGGTGGCCCGACGATCGACACTCCGCTGCTGCCACCCGCCGCCGCGGATCGCGCGCAGGCGGATTCGGCGGTGCGGGAACCGGCCGGTGGAGAAGGCCAGGTCGAGCAGGTCCCGGTGCCGAACACGGTGATGGTGACGACCGGCCCGACCGCGGCGTCGATCGGGGTGGACTCGACGGCGAGAGCCGCGGACCGCACGGCTGCTCAGTGGCCGGCTGTGCCTACAGCCGCGAAGCCGGCAGCCGGTAGGACCGTCGAGCGGACGGCTTCGGTCGGAGTACGGGTGAAGCCGACGCGGCAGGTGACAGAAGCGGCGAGCAAGCCAGGCGTCCAGGCGGTTGAGAAGACGGTGACCGAACACCCCGCCGCGAAACCGGTGGTCACCGAACCAGCGACCAAGCCGGCGATCAAGCCGACCGCGCCGAAGCCACCGAAAGCCCCAGTAGTCCCGGTCCCGCCGGCATCGGTGGTCAAGCCGGTCGTCAAGCCTGTGGTTGAACCGGTCGTCAAGCCCGTGCTGGCGCCGGTGGCCGCAGTGGTGACTCCGGTCGTCGAGCCGGTCAGCAGGGTGGTGAGGCCGATTCTCGCGCCGGTGGTCGTTGTGGTGAAGCCGATCCTCAAGCCGGTGGTCGATCCCGTGGTCGAGCTGACCGGTGGGGTCGGAGGGTTGCTCGGCCTCGGCAAGTGACGCCTGATCGGTCATGATCCGCCGCCGTACTCATCCGCCCAGTGCCCGCCAGGTGCCGCTGCGCACCCACTGGCTGGTCCTGACGGTCTGCGTCGTCAGCCTGGTTGCCGCGCTGCTGCTGAACGGCTACACCCAGCACCTCTTCGGTACCGCGCCGGAC encodes:
- a CDS encoding NRAMP family divalent metal transporter; translated protein: MPKPPTKPTSKPNRRSRGTRPAHGQLPPAAGRKTPETAMKSSTRSTLIGAMFLMATSAIGPGFITQTTTFTVTLGAAFAFAIAASILVDIALQLNVWRVIGVSGRRAQELGNLVFPGLGYAMAALLFVGGLVFNIGNVSGTGLGLDAMLGLDPKLGGALSALVAIGIFLSKRAGVAIDRVVLVLGAVMIVLTTYIAFTSGPPVGTALKNVVLPEQVDFLAITTLIGGTIGGYIVYAGAHRLLDSGISGPQHVRDITRGSVTGILITGVMRIVLFLAILGVVTGGKALDPKNPAASAFQQAAGEFGLRAFGVVLWAAAITSVIGASYTTVTFVTSRTRTTDRTRTILVVAFIAVSAVIYLSVGTAPTQLLVFAGAFNGLLLPVGIGVLLWVAWQRTDLLRGYRYPKWLLAIGGAAWLLTIYLAVRSVKPVFELFG
- a CDS encoding SDR family NAD(P)-dependent oxidoreductase — protein: MTTTLITGANKSLGYETARQLVALGHTVYVGARDPERGRRAADELGARFVQLDVTDDESVRAAAKEVGQLDVLVNNAGVSGPFVSPSELTADDFQAVYDVNVFGAFRVFATFLPLLEASENPVVVNVSSGLGSIAMATDPAVREPAWIPAPIYSSSKAALNMLTAQYANLYPGIRINSVDPGYTATDFNGHRGNQTIPEGAEIIVRLATIDQTGPTATYQRSAGVVPW
- a CDS encoding aminopeptidase P family protein, translated to MSEDRTEEQRKSYRPIDAAGFRESIARDWGAVDRSVRLPAGLAEAAAEHRRKLAAALPGRRIAVAAGRAPVRSNDTDYRFRADSDFVWLTGCQAEGAVLVISGDGDATLYLRETAGPSEADFFASARDGELWIGPVPGLKDWSEALQLPCRPVEELPAAVRGAVPAMMTTYGVEPLLDALAGGNPSNTQELRQSLAELRRIKDDWELDQLREAVDASVLAFADVARELPEAVRGGGERWLEGTFDRRARTAGNGPGYASIVAAGNHAPVLHWVRNDGAVREGDVILLDAGVETRTLYTADVTRTFPVTGEYTPAQRQVHDLVHKAHVAALDVVRPGSPYRAFQYEAMRVLIEGLRDWGVVDVSLDEALGPDGQQHRRYVVCGLGHYIGLDVHDCDAARPETYFAADLDVGMALAVEPGLYFHPHDETVPPELRGIGIRIEDNVVVHSDRLEILTEALPITTDGLEAWTRGHLPG
- a CDS encoding DUF3817 domain-containing protein gives rise to the protein MTETTTAVGKPARSKHARVFRAVAIAEALSWTGLLIGMLFKYVLSDNEIGVKIFGPIHGGIFVAYVLTVLAVRKPLRWSLPVTLAALAASIPPLFTWFFELWAQRTGRLS
- a CDS encoding L-serine ammonia-lyase, which codes for MAISVFDLFSIGIGPSSSHTVGPMRAARTFALGLVADGLLDRTAAVESQLFGSLGATGHGHGSNKAVILGLEGEDPETVDTRSVETRVAAIHAAGVLRLAGQREIVFDEGNQLIMHRRKALPYHPNGMTFLARSAEGDVLRERTYYSVGGGFVVDENAAAGDRIVADRTPLKYPFLSGDALLERCRESGLSISEIMLANEQAWRTEQEIRDGLLHIWQVMQDCVEEGCETEGTLPGGLKVPRRAHALHQKLSSDKWSVDPLKVMDWVNLFALAVNEQNAAGGRIVTAPTNGAAGIIPAVLHYYCRFVPGANEDGVVRFLLAAAAIGVLYKENASISGAEVGCQGEVGSACSMAAAGLCEVLGGTPEQVENAAEIAMEHNLGLTCDPVGGLVQIPCIERNAMASMKAINAARMAMHGDGVHVVSLDKVIKTMRETGADMKIKYKETSRGGLAVNVIEC
- a CDS encoding putative hydro-lyase → MLTPAGARARYRGGLMVPTSGHAPGFTQANLVVLPRDWAYDMLLFGQRNPQPVPLLDVTDPGSASTALAPDADLRTDLPQYRVWRDGELADEPSQVADLWRDDLVSFLIGCSFSFENALLEAGVPVRNLEQGRNVSMYRTNRECRPAGRLSGPLVVSMRPIPAALVATAVQVTARMPRVHGAPVHVGSPEALGIADPGQPDFGDAVEAEPGDVPVYWACGVTPQAALMDSRPPFAITHAPGHMFVTDVPDAVYRQP
- a CDS encoding alpha/beta fold hydrolase, producing the protein MSALVLLHGLGANGRVWDGWGGPRVAPDLPGHGVAGSLPGYTFEAMAAGVAEGLPVRRGLVVVGHSLGGVIALELAGGRYGVQVDRVVALGVKVSWSADDLGRAGALARKPVTWFEDRDAAAARFLKVSGLQGLVDPAGEVVGHGLREVDGRWRLAMDPGTFGVGAPEMARLIAASQGEVVLARGELDPMNTDADLTALHGQVVTLPGLGHNAHVEDPSALDHVHGQAAS
- a CDS encoding GntR family transcriptional regulator, yielding MSISQRDDESRQAWLRGVAADVARQDRSSSAERAADILRRSITEGALRPGAQLSEIELTEVLDVSRNTLREAFRLLTHEGLLVYKLHRGVFVPELDERDVVDLYRLRRVLEVDVLRALADRAPELPDERLEPLLAEVEVAEAAALEGRWAAVGTANMRFHRHLIGLADSSRLDDITGRLLAELRLLFHVIATPQELHEPYIARNRGIHQLLLEHRYDVAADMLQVYLLDSEKGLLDAFKAR
- a CDS encoding alpha/beta hydrolase, whose translation is MKLRSTTWGVVGGLFVACLTTLPASAAPPAALKWTDCEVRPTEDPELVRGSKCATLQVPVDWNRPAGPTFGLVIARRTAKIPAARVGTLFFAPGGPGDSGVDRIRTGMTRFPELIEERFDIVSFDPRGIARSNPVVCSAALLAQQPSPVIADRAAFEQTIRYNRDLAQDCRANTGPLYDHVDTLQSVRDVEAIRAALGESKLTFHGSSYGTLLGQQYAERYPHRLRALVLESVFDHGDATTGRWLDDQAATVQDSFSEFVKWCKQTTTCSLHGRDISALWADLVARAARGELPDPRQSALKATPYSLTFGAFRQLYEPRWAALANLLKRLDESAPPTGEPPVPTGLAPNPLAPFCRDLSLPVRTYGEFAAHLRRIARNTADLKLPPTLMAVTNCLGLPKAPNPQRDVEVHGLRTPALLLNSLHDPATGYAGASSVARQLGKQGVLVTYEGWGHGVYNSGPCTQQAVNDYLVALKLPPRSTRCAAVPPTG